A section of the Streptomyces sp. V3I8 genome encodes:
- a CDS encoding sensor histidine kinase, translating into MVTRLRRRIDRHPRLVEAAFLLLVYAATSNQYRRVGNDILWWPGFALAAVTCTSLLARRRRPGAVVALTTLGTAVAGSQGSTFGPLLLLPVIVALYELALRASQQTIRTYGLLVAVVLVPSALRWDVEDEPWANEAVSLAFWILLPILHGLAVRARRAYMDTVRTRAEDAERTRHEEAQRRVTEERVRIARELHDVVAHHMALANAQAVTAAHLFPTHPAQTGQILTELTGTTTAALHELEATVGLLRQPETAEESLNPAPGLDRLPDLVAAFAAAALHITIAVDGPVKPLAAGVDLNAFRIVQEALTNVAKHAGVNTAHVHLAYAREQLTITVSNNRSPNTPPRAPGGGFGLISMRERAQSVGGRFRAGHRPEGGFAVTAELPINARPESGFHDDPRTDCRRPGPAASDLPGADRLL; encoded by the coding sequence ATGGTCACCCGCCTGCGACGTCGCATCGATCGGCACCCCCGCCTCGTCGAAGCGGCCTTCCTCCTGCTGGTCTACGCGGCCACCAGCAACCAGTACCGCCGGGTCGGCAACGACATTCTGTGGTGGCCGGGCTTCGCCCTCGCGGCAGTCACCTGTACGAGCCTGCTGGCGCGCCGTCGCCGGCCCGGCGCCGTTGTCGCCCTCACCACTCTCGGCACCGCCGTCGCAGGCTCCCAGGGCAGCACCTTCGGCCCTCTTCTGCTGCTCCCGGTTATCGTCGCACTGTACGAACTGGCTCTCCGAGCTTCTCAGCAAACCATCCGTACCTACGGTCTCCTGGTTGCTGTCGTCCTCGTGCCCTCTGCCCTGCGCTGGGATGTCGAGGACGAGCCCTGGGCGAACGAAGCGGTGAGCCTGGCCTTCTGGATCCTGCTGCCCATCCTGCACGGACTGGCCGTGCGAGCACGTCGCGCGTACATGGACACCGTCCGCACCCGCGCCGAGGACGCCGAACGCACCCGCCATGAGGAAGCACAACGCCGGGTCACCGAAGAACGCGTCCGCATCGCCCGGGAACTGCATGACGTCGTGGCCCACCACATGGCCCTCGCCAACGCCCAAGCCGTGACTGCCGCCCACCTGTTCCCCACTCATCCCGCACAAACCGGCCAGATCCTCACCGAGCTCACCGGCACGACCACGGCAGCGCTGCACGAACTCGAGGCCACAGTGGGCCTGTTGCGCCAGCCTGAGACCGCCGAGGAATCGCTGAATCCCGCACCTGGGCTTGACCGGCTGCCTGACCTGGTCGCTGCCTTCGCCGCCGCCGCACTGCACATCACGATCGCTGTCGACGGCCCCGTGAAGCCGCTGGCGGCCGGGGTGGACCTGAACGCCTTCCGCATTGTGCAGGAAGCACTGACCAACGTCGCCAAGCACGCTGGTGTGAACACGGCACATGTCCATCTCGCCTACGCCCGGGAACAGTTGACGATCACCGTGAGCAATAACAGAAGTCCGAACACTCCCCCGCGCGCACCCGGCGGAGGGTTCGGGCTCATCAGCATGCGAGAACGCGCTCAGTCCGTCGGAGGACGCTTCCGAGCGGGGCACCGCCCGGAAGGCGGCTTCGCCGTCACGGCCGAACTTCCCATCAACGCCAGACCAGAGAGTGGGTTCCATGACGATCCGCGTACTGATTGCCGACGACCAGGCCCTGCTGCGAGCGACCTTCCGGGTGCTGATCGACTCCTGTGA